CCTCGTGACTTCCCTTCGGACGCGGCGGCGGCTGCTCTCGGATGCGGACGGCGACGGCGAGCTAGAGCGACTCCTGGACGTCGCCTCTCGGAGTAATGCTGATCCTGCGACCACAGAGGCAGCTCCGGCGACCAACCCGCGAGATAAAGCTTCTTTAGATGTTTGCTTTTTAGATTGAGACTCTTTCTTAGATTGAGACTCTTTCTTAGATTGAGCCTCTTTTTTAGATTGAGCCTCTTTCTTAGATTGAGCCTCTTTCTTAGATTGAGCTTCTTTTTTATATTGAGCCTCTTTCTTAGATTGAGCCTCTTTTTTAGATTGAGCCTCTTTCCTAGATTGAGCCTCTTTTTTAGATTGAGCCTCTTTCTTGGACTCAGCctctcttttatttctctcattctttgACTTTTTTAAGTCTTTTGACATTTCTGGCGAGCTCTCTCGTTTGTGTTGACTTTTTACGGCTATCGGTTTGCTTTTGGACTGTTTAACTTTCGCCTCAGCAGATTCAGAGCCAACCCCTAAAAGTGTCTTTCTGCTTTCTGGACGTTTACTCTGTTTAGAGTCTGGCGCCATTTTCCCGCCGACCTCTATCAGCTGGCTTTTCGCCTGAACCGGCCTGAACCGCTGCGTGGACGCCGCCTTCCTAATGTCGCCGACACTCGGAGGTTTGTTTTTACTGCGGCTCCTGTCCAGCTCCTCCACAGCCAGGATCAGATTCTCTTTGTTCTGGCCGGCTGTCTTCTGTCTCTGAGCGGACAGAGAGCGAGCCCTGCTGTGGCTCTTCAGGAGCTCGGTAGGTAACGCCCGGCGAGGCGAGACGGTCTGGCTTCTACGAGACGAAGCCGTCGAAGAGAAACTGCTCTGCTTCGAGGGCGTTCTCTCCTTTTTTAGGTCCTCTTTCTGAGATTTTAAGGCCATACCATGCTTACCCTTCCTCTATCCCAGGCACGAGAGAGCAAGAAGAGGATGGAAAACAGGCATGCATTAGAGATGGAAAAGAGACATGCAGAAAAAtcaagagacagaaagaaatcaGTAGTTTAAGACGGAATAATGACCAAAGGCCATCAAGTCGCACAAGTCTTCCTCAAACCTCTTGGTGTTGAAACATTGAGTCAATTTCCTAAAATATATAGAAAGTTTGAAGGTTTCTTTAACAACAAGAAGACAATTTAGATTCATTTGATTTTGTAGATTAGAAAAAGTAGATTTgaggttgtttgtgttttatagatatcgtcttagattttgaatattgtaatatgttgatatggaataagtgtcttttcctgcttttaaaggctgaattacagtaaaaatgtaatttactgagcttaacagactgttatattatctgtttttacccacttagtcattatatccacattactgatgattacttatcaaaaatctcattgcataaatattttgtgaaagcatcgatagtcatctctacaatattgtcaacatatcaatatcgaggtatttggtcagacatattgtgatatttggtTCTgcccatatcacccagccctattttttcagtttatatcaaataaatgtttaaattaaatgtttcttttggcTAATTGATGATGTTTTGGAGAAATTGGAAGCCACAAAAGTCTGATCAGGAAAGAAACTCCAAGTGTGAAGAAGAGTTGTTCGACCTGATGCACCTCACAGAAATGATCGGACTCAAgtagaaacaggaagagaggagaatgaCGGGGACTCGATAGTAATGATGCCGAGTTACCTTCTGAACTGGAGACAGCATGAGTGTTTTATCACTGGGGTCCATCTTCATCATGTGCGTCTATTGGGAGGGAATTAACAACAGGAAGAGAAATGAGAACTTCATCATGTGCCAAAGAAGACAGCGTTCATTCAGGGGTGGATTATGATGGTTTATTCCTCTCTCACCATGTTGAGGAAGTCCGTCGTGTCTCCCAGTCCTCGGACGCTGTCGGTGTCCGTCAGGCTCTCCACAACGCTGTCTGTCTCGTCCCCTGTTTGCTCTGATGACGGAGGAAACACGGCGGCACGTTAGACCAGAGGAACAGCTGACTTCTCCTGACTTGAGTGATATGTCAGCACTATTTATGGGTACCACTTTATAATAAGTCTTccctttaatattttaatttaatttttagtctttaatttctctctttatgtatttttctttgcGTTCATGAGTCCACAGTTATCAGCTCGTCACTCACCTGTACGGCACTTTGAAACACGCTGTATAAAAGTAACTTAATCTATTAAGAATCTAGTTATGATTTgctttattaaccttcctgttgtcctcgagtcaaggaaggaagggaggaagaaggaaggaagggaggaagaaggaaggaagggaatgaagggaggaaggaagaaggaaggaaatgagggagggaggaaaggggggggggagaaggaaggggggaggaaggaaggaagaaggaaggaaaggaggaaaggagggaaggaagaaggaaggaaaggagggaaggaagaaggaaggagggaggaaggaaggaagaaggaaggaaaggaggggaggagggtaggaagaaggaaggagggaaggaaggaaggagggagggaaggaggaaggaagaaggaaggaaatgaaagaaggaagaaggaaggagggaggaaggaaggaaaaaggaaggaaaggggggaaggaaaggaaggaagaaggaagggaaggaagcaaggaaggaaaggagggaaggaagaaggaaggagggaggaaggaaggaaggaaaggaggggaggagggaaggaagaaggaaggaaggagggaaggaggaaaggagggaaggaagaaggaaggaaaggagggaaggaggtaaggaaggaggaaggaaggaaggaagagtcaaaacagacggggttaatttgacccgggaggacgacagtaGTTCAGCTTTATGTTAACGGCCAGTAagataatagaaataaaagtgatataatatgaaatgtaattagatttttgactctttttttttaaatatattggattattaatttaattagatttaaattaagattattaaaatgtgtgtaattgaGTCCTAGTCCCGGAGGACGcatgaggaggtggaggggaggtAGGTACCCTTGTGGTGTGACCGTGCTTTCCCGTGTTGGTGAGCGCCGTTGAGCACCTTTCTGTGGCTCAGCTCGGGCGGAGGCAGTCTGGGCGGGACGGTCTGACCGGAGACGGGCGGCGGGTGGAGGAGGCCGAGCGTCATGGCGGGAAGCGTGCGGAACGAGGGGCCGAACTGGTCCGGTGATCGCTCCtgtagagaggggggggggggttaggagagagtttgattttatgtgtatgcatgcatattTTTATCTTGTGAGGGAAGATGTACTtctatttattctgtttatctTGTTGCCCGTCGAGGGGTCCAGTCCgtcccactttccttcctgtgttcttttccttccttccatctgtccttcctaccttccttttttgctatttccttccttccttccttccatctgtccttcctaccttcctattttcctattttgctatcttccttccttccttccatctgtccctcctaccttcctattttcctattttgctatcttccttccttccttccttccatctgtccttcctaccttccttttttccctttcttccttccatctgtccttccttctttccttctgtctgtccttgctacttttcttccctccttccttttgtatgtctttcattttcttcccttcttatttccatccttccttccttccctccatctttttaatgatccggcccacatgagatcaaattggtttgtatgtgacccttgaatgaagatgagtttgacccccccccccgatctgaTCTTCCGGAGCGGCGGACCCACCCGCTCCCTCCTGCGGACCCGAGCGGAGAGGCTCCTCTGCAGGGTTGACGAGTCGGCCGTGTCTCCCAGCAGCTCCACGTACGGTTTTTCCAGGAAGTCCTCCGTCACGTCGTCCTCCTCCAGGGAAACGTCTCCGCAGCTCTCGTCCCTCGGCCGAGCCAGAACCACCATGTGACAGCCGCCGCACGGagcctggggggggggggggggggggggggacaggaaGTGTCGGTTATTTGGAggactggttttaaaaaagccCTTTGTGACTAATATCTATGAAAAGTAGTTTATTAATAAGCTTTACTTACTTTAAACCAGGGAGgttaaacatgaggcccgtgggccagaaccggccctcCGAAGGGTCAGTTCTGGTCcactttccttactgtcttccctccttccttcctttcttccccccttccctcttttcttctctccctttttccttccttctttccttcctccgtttcttctttcctttcctcttccttccttctttcctctcttcctcccttccttccttccatctttccttcctccctttcatctttccttcctccctttcttctttcctttcctcttccctttcttccttccgtctttcctctctaactccgttccttccttccatccttccatctttcctccttccttcattctgtgcatcctaccttccttccctccctctttctttccttccttccttccttccttccttctgacccACATCAGACTAAACAGCTGTGAACCtcctttataaaatataaattaagaTCTGACTGATGCTAGATTTATGACGCTGATACAGATTCTGGTTCTGATATAAATGAAACCCACTTACCGCCTGAACGTTGTATTTGAGGAAGCGCGGACACAGAGTTGGTTTGAACTGGTTGGTGAAGTTCTCCTCTCCCAGTCCCAGTTTCCCGTGTCTGCCGTCTCCGAACGTGTAGAGCAAACCTCCGTCTGAGgggaacaggaagaggaacaggaagaggaagaggaagcattTTAACCATCAGTCTGAGACCCTTAACGTCTCCTCTGATATCTGCTCATCAGCTGTTCGTTACCCGTGACGACGGCCGTGTGGTTTTCTCCGCAGGTCACCGAACACACCCGACCCTTCCTGAAATGCTCCACCGGGCGAGGCAGCCGCGACTCGAAGATGAACGTGCCGTGACCGAGCTGCCCGAACTGACCGAGGCCGAAGGTGAAGACGTTGTCCTCTGAAAAGACACAAATATTAGTTTCACTCTCAGtggttttgatttattttaagatagtttaaAGGATGACTGGTGAGTCaaattctatatttttctcctTGTTGAACTGATCCTCTAACAAATATTTACTGTGTGTCTGAAGTCTGACGTATAAACTAGTGAAGATATAAACTGAACTGTTATCACACATGCTCAGTAGCCTGGACAGGAACAaactctttaaaataaaagattttaaaataaaggagtaaactcttcaaaataaataaataaaaaccttcataataaaagcacaaactcctcaaaataaagaaactcttcataataaaaagaacaaactcttcaaaataaaagacttcaaaataaaggcacaAACTCTTCAAAGTAAAGTAACTCTCTCTCTAAAATAATTTGTTACTAACAGAGTTTgtgccttttattttgaagagtgtgttcctttattttgaagagtgtgtgcctttattttgaagagtgtGTGCCTTTATGATGAAGtctgttcctttattttgaagagtttatagtgttttataGTAGTTTTCGGACATTAACAGAGGAACATGAAGAAGAATCCTCAGAGTGATCCTTTAACATCCTGTCGTCGTGGTTTTTTACCCGTGAGCGCCACCGTGTGTCCTCCGCCGCACGCCACCTGCTTCACCGGTTCCTTGATGCTCTTCACCCGCTGAGGGAGTCGATGTCCGGCCAGCTGGTCCGTTCCCAGTCCCAGTTTACCGCTGTCCAGCTCGCCGAACGTGTAGAGAGCGCCGGTCGCTGAAGAAGGACACAAACCCACggattttaaaacatgatgatCGATTGTGACGAGTTTAGGAAAAGagacgaagaggaagaggacaaatacaaacaggaagtgattttaCTGACGGGGATGAAAGAGGAAcgtcaccttccttccttccttccttctgtccttccctccttcctttattccttccctccttccttccttccttccttctgtccttccctccctccttccttctgtccttcctttcctccttcccttcctccttccttccttctgtccttccttccttccttccctcattccttctgtccttccctccctcattccttctgtccttccttacttccttccctccctccctccttccttccttgcttctgtccttccttctttccctcattccctctgtccttccttccatccctcccttcttccttccttcctttcttccctctttccttctttctatccttccctccctcctcccttcctcccgtccttccttctgtccttccttctctccctccttccttccttccttccttccttccttccttccttccttccttccctccttctgtccttccacaGATTTTAAAACACTATGATTGATTATGATGAGTTTAGGAATATAAAAGACTTTCTGAGACTTTTGGGGAAGAGAAGTGGTTGAAAGATagatttttgacatttaaaacttAATTCAGAGTATTTTACAGTACAAACCAGGAAGTGTGATTTTCTCCATTTTATAGTTTTCCTGCGGCTCACCTGTGACTAAGGCGGAGTGGTAGTACCCGCAGGACACCCAGGTGATGGGCCGTCCCACGATGACTTCCTGCGGAGACGAGGCTTGGCTCTCCTTCCCCAAACCGATCTGACCCTCGGTGTTGTCGCCCCACATGAACAGCTTCCCGCTCTCTGCGGCAGAGATCACATCCAGGACGTCAGGACACGTTACTAAACATGAGGCTCGTGGGCCAAAACCAGCCAtctgaggggtccaatccggcccactctCCTTTCtatgttcttttccttccctccatctgtccttctttccttctatccttccttcctttcttgcctccttccatctatccttctgtCTGTATTcccttgcttcattctttccttccttccctccttccttccatttgtcctttctttccttccttccttccttccttccttccttccatctatccttctttccatactccctttcttccttctgtccttcctttgttctttcctttgttctttcccttttttcattccttccttctgtctgtccctcctttcttccttccttccttccctcccttctgtctgtccttccttccttccctccttccttccttccttcacttccttccgtcctttcttcctcccttcctcccttcctcccttcctccctccctccttccatccttccttccttccatcctttccttccttccttccatccttccttgaatTTACCTGTGAGAGCAGCGGACGTATTTGAGCCAGCAGCGAGCATCCTGATTGGACCACGTGAGTTAAAGAAGTTGAGTCTCTGGAAGGCCGTCCTCTCCTCGCAGTGTCCGAGCCCCAGCTGACCCTCGCTGTTCCCGCCGGCGGCAAACACCTTCCCCTGAGctacacagacagaaaataacGATTAATCTATAAGAGTTTAAATTCCTCagtgaagagaagaggaagtgaagaggaagaggaagtgggaTCAGATACTGACTGGTGCAGATCAGCGTGTGATTCCTCCCGCAAGCAACCAGCTGGACCTTCTCCGACTTCAGAGCTGAaattataaaaaacacaaactcacatTAACTGTTAAAAATCCCTCCGTGGCggtttgttcttccttccttccctccttcattccttccttccctccttccttctctgcatCGCTTTTATTGATTCAGTTATTCtgtttgcttttattgttttaattgtcttttattttgtaaagcaTCTTTGAGTTTTGTTAAAAGCACTCTATaaactctgtccttcctttctttcttccctccttccttccttccttccttttgtctgtccttcccccctcccctccctccttcattccttccatctgtccttccttccttcctatcgtctgtccttccctccctccttcctttcttccttcctttcttccttctttctgtcctcccttcctttcttccttccctccttccttctgtcctcccttcctttcttccttccttcctttcgtctgtccttccctcctcccctccctcgttcattccttccttcctttcttccttccttccttccttccttcgtatcatctgtccttccctccctccttccttccttctttctgtcccactttcctttctgccttccctcattccttctgtccttccttcctttgttccttccctcctctcattCTTTCggtcttccctccttccttccttccttttgtctgtccttccctcctcccctccctccttcattcctttcttccttctgtcctcccttcctttcatctgtctttccttccctccttccttcctatataTCAAATAGACACAGTTTAGATTTTAGTCTAAActtattttaagtcattttaaaaatatttaaaaagtgaatgtTGCCTGTTTATgataaaaacagctgcaggtCATTTTTATATCCTGATATCTTGAGATTAACTCaatttaaatatcatttttatttatttctgcacTATAATCCACTCAGTATAAATACTTTACCATCCTGGATATGTATGCATGTagatatttaatttagtttcatgttattttatttatttaaatcagtgaagaagaacaaaaacCTGATGAGCAGCTTCTACttattgtcttcttcttcttctctggattAGAGCAGATTATTCAGTCTGGGATTACAAATCTGCaggtttccttttctttttaacacttAAACACAGCAtctaataacctataaatagtGAAATAAAGTCTCAATAAATgcttcagttaaaaaaaaaaaaaccctcagcaGTGTTGGATTAATTTTACTAAGGAGATATCACCTGTCAGATTTCTTCATCACGTTCAATTAAAATCAGGATAATCCCGTCATTACTAAAATCCTCTCTGGTCTCTGCAGCACGAtgctcaacaacaacaacacacacactgagaatatcaataatactacatcactactgtataatatgtgtctctatctgtgtttctatatatgtttaaataagACTTAATATGAGCATGGAGGAATATATAATAGGAccctttaatttaaatatttgtgcagctgatttttacatttttatttatgcaaatgtacaaaaattagtgtgtttatttaaaaaaagcttcaaaaatCAGCTgcattcttcatattctatacaATATTCACCTGGACTGGACAATGGTGattataaatgtcttttttttaattataaatcagaatatgaacagtatgtaaagggttaagtctgtttaaaataatttagaactagagctgcaatgattaaatTAACCAGCAAGAGATTTTAGTCATTTCttaagaagaaaatgtccaaattctctcATTAaaacttcttaaatgtgaatatttgggGGTATCTTTAATCCTCTGTGACactaaatttaatattttaaagctgtggacacaatattttacattttaggaCTTCAGCTCTGGCTTTGAGAGACATTAATCCACATTTTATTAACCAAGCAACACACTGattaatcataaaataaagGATAGTTGCAGCCCTTAAATCTCCTCCACCTTCTAAATTATGTAACAATATTTAATGTGAAGATTTTAAAGTGTTATTCTTGTTAATTGGTTTCTATTTCAGCCTCTCAGTGAAGcagactgacagcagctgtctgtggcagCACTCACACTAAacactcctctcttctttctttcttttctttctgattTAAAAAGGGAACACAGAGCTATTTTAACACCCACCTTTGACACAGGTGGGCTTGCTGACGGTAAGTTTGGTTCCCAGACCGAGCTGACCCCAGTTGTTGCTGCCGAACATGAAGAGTTTTCCATTTTCTGTGGAGACAAAGACGGACAGGACTGAGCTTCATCTACATAATGACATCATTTAGCAGCAGAACAAAGTAAACTGTGATCCAGGTGCATCAGAGCTTTAGTTAACTGATATAATGCTGGGAGAGGCTCTTACCTGTTATTAAGGCGGTATGTTCGTCCCCACAAGCTATTTTAAGCGGGACGTCATTTTTGAGCCAGAATTTACTCGGGACGTTGTCGGCAAATTTGCTCTTTCCAAATGTGAAAACTGCTCCTGATTctgtgagagaaaaaagacatcagaactttgttttttcttctttcctctcccattaatcatctcagcagccctcacatttatctggtgaccctttggaggggccccgcccctaggttgggaaccactggactaaactagctaactgtatataaagtagtataaactagctaactgtatataaagcagtataaactagctaactgtatataaagtagtataaactagctaactgtatataaagtagtataaactagctaactgtatataaagtagtgtaaactagctaactgtatataaagcagtataaactagctaactgtatataaagtagtataaactagctaactgtatataaagtagtataaactagctaactgtatataaagtagcgtaaactagctaactatatataaagtagtattaactagctaactgtatataaagtagtataaactagctaactgtatataaagtagcgtaaactagctaactgtatataaagtagtattaactagctaactgtatataaagtagtgtaaactagctaactgtatataaagtagtgtaaactagctaactgtatataaagtagtataaactagctaactgtatataaagtagtgtaaactagctaactgtatataaagtagtataaactagctaactgtatataaagtagtataaactagctaactgtatataaagtagtgtaaactagctaactgtatataaagtagtgtaaactagctaactgtatataaagtagtataaactagctccacctccagcagctacaccagtaacatgctgctctaacactgatgcttcactattaataatctaatgatgtcatatataataatatatcactacttttactgtaatactgcatgctacatcactcataatactgcagtacttttactgtaatactgcatactacaccactcataatactccagtacttttactgtaatactgcatactacatcactataatactgcagtacttttactgtaatactgcatactacatcactataatactgcagtacttttactgtaatactgcatactacaccactcataatactccagtacttttactgtaatactgcatactacatcactataatactgcagtacttttactgtaatactgcatactacaccactcataatactgcagtacttttactgtaatactgcatactacaccactcataatattgcagtacttttactgtaatactgcatactacatcattcataatactgcagtacttttactgtaatactgcatactacatcactataatactgcagtacttttactgtaatactgcatactacatcactataatactgcagtacttttactgtaatactgcatactacatcactataatactgcagtacttttactgtaatactgcatactacatcactcataatactgcagtacttttactgtaatactgcatactacatcactcataatactgcactacttttactgtaatactgcatactacaccactcataatattgcagtacttttactgtaatactgcatactacatcattcataatactgcagtacttttactgtaatactgcatactacatcactataatactgcagtacttttactgtaaaactgcatactacatcactataatactgcagtacttttactgtaatactgcatactacatcactataatactgcagtacttttactgtaatactgcatactacatcactataatactgcagtacttttactgtaatattgcatactacatcacttataatactgcagtacttttactacagttagccagcgAGCTAAAACAGAAGCTAACATGAACTAGTGTGTTGGTTTTATATTGAAACGTTTAGTTATAAAGCAGTTGAAGCGTTAAATAATAACATATAACCGTTATTTACCCGGTATATCGTCCTCAGCCTCTCCTGCCATCTCTGCAGGACGGTAATCCGCTTTGCTCGCTGtcaggttgttgttgttagtgCCCGTCTGGTTGTCAACCCGGAAGTAAACAAAACGTCTCCTAGGTTACGACGCTACCCTACGTGACCGTTACAGAGCAACGACGTCTGTTTTTAAGGCTTTAGTTATTCGTTATTCatcctttttatatttaattttactttattttgttttattagggcccgagcgctgaccagcgcgaagccctattgtatctgtcaagattattattattatttttctttttcttgcacgacgacggcctttttgcccccctgaacgtgccccgaaaatcaccaaagtttgc
The sequence above is drawn from the Scomber japonicus isolate fScoJap1 chromosome 24, fScoJap1.pri, whole genome shotgun sequence genome and encodes:
- the rpgrb gene encoding retinitis pigmentosa GTPase regulator b, encoding MAGEAEDDIPESGAVFTFGKSKFADNVPSKFWLKNDVPLKIACGDEHTALITENGKLFMFGSNNWGQLGLGTKLTVSKPTCVKALKSEKVQLVACGRNHTLICTTQGKVFAAGGNSEGQLGLGHCEERTAFQRLNFFNSRGPIRMLAAGSNTSAALTESGKLFMWGDNTEGQIGLGKESQASSPQEVIVGRPITWVSCGYYHSALVTATGALYTFGELDSGKLGLGTDQLAGHRLPQRVKSIKEPVKQVACGGGHTVALTEDNVFTFGLGQFGQLGHGTFIFESRLPRPVEHFRKGRVCSVTCGENHTAVVTDGGLLYTFGDGRHGKLGLGEENFTNQFKPTLCPRFLKYNVQAAPCGGCHMVVLARPRDESCGDVSLEEDDVTEDFLEKPYVELLGDTADSSTLQRSLSARVRRRERERSPDQFGPSFRTLPAMTLGLLHPPPVSGQTVPPRLPPPELSHRKVLNGAHQHGKARSHHKEQTGDETDSVVESLTDTDSVRGLGDTTDFLNMTHMMKMDPSDKTLMLSPVQKRKGKHGMALKSQKEDLKKERTPSKQSSFSSTASSRRSQTVSPRRALPTELLKSHSRARSLSAQRQKTAGQNKENLILAVEELDRSRSKNKPPSVGDIRKAASTQRFRPVQAKSQLIEVGGKMAPDSKQSKRPESRKTLLGVGSESAEAKVKQSKSKPIAVKSQHKRESSPEMSKDLKKSKNERNKREAESKKEAQSKKEAQSRKEAQSKKEAQSKKEAQYKKEAQSKKEAQSKKEAQSKKEAQSKKESQSKKESQSKKQTSKEALSRGLVAGAASVVAGSALLREATSRSRSSSPSPSASESSRRRVRREVTRKSQSAEDSGSDTADFSNRSKVSIHITPDSEGQEAGTSQDEKSEEESEDQTDSATAEGEEEEEEEEEGKTTSAEGSDEEEEHSKSTEKGSEEEEDEDDSDTEEEEEKKESSAEEEEEESSEKAESEEEGEEGEEEEAEEEEQSEREEEEEEEGEAVEEEEEEAAAEEEEENEKESEEEVEEEEEEQKSEDEADEEGEEEEEVDNEDEQEEEEEEEEEKEEEEEEEEEEEEEEEVVKKKKSADVKRQSAKTTTRGKLRSGVKGQAAGEAEEFWDDVLPQYLNLKGDEEEEEEDNIDDEDVEDEEEVNDTSAEAEEPSSQSLEDSTEKPAEETPKPEELKEESVPDGEQRAAEITEEPSDSAAEEKTNDGSKPANGTTESDSKNQSGSNKKLSLFRRLSFSRSKQSSERDQTPAETQPSRESLRPPLQPAAEAAAVTGATHSKDLAPKPALSCDPEN